A stretch of DNA from Acidobacteriota bacterium:
GAAAGGTGATCAAAGCCGAAGGCTACGGCTTGGCGAATGTCGAACTCAATGTTCCCGTAAGACCGGAAACCGTCTTCAAAATCGGCTCGGTCAGCAAACAATTTATCGCCGCCGGCATTCTGCTTCTGGCTCAGGAAGGCAAATTGAGCCTGGATGACAAAATCAGTAAGTTTCTTGAAGGAACCCCCGACACCTGGAAAGAGATTACCGTTCGCCACCTGCTGACTCACACCTCTGGAATCGTCCGTGAGGCTCCCGGCTTTGACCCGCTCAAAATTCAGACGGACGCCGAGGTCATCAAAACCGCCTACCCGTTGCCGCTGCGTTTTGCGCCGGGCGAGAAGTGGGAGTATTGCAACGTCGGTTACTTTTCCCTGGCTGAAATCATTCACAAAGTAACCGGCAAGCCCTGGGGCGATTACCTGGGCGAACGTTTGTTTATGCCGCTTGAAATGAATGCCACACGCACCACCACCATGTCCGGGATCGTTCAAAATCGCGCCGGTGGCTATTTCTGGAAAAATGGCAAACTCGAAAATGCCACTATCTACTTCGCCTTGCGACCAAGCGGGGCGTTTCTCTCAAGCGTACTTGATCTGGCAAAGTGGGATGCGGCGCTCCACACCGACAGCATTCTCAAGCAATCGATTCTCAGTCAGGCGTGGATGCCTGCCAAATTGAACAGCGGCGCAACTCACCCTTACGGC
This window harbors:
- a CDS encoding serine hydrolase domain-containing protein, whose translation is MYRRLTPFFALILLFVATVAAQADKVDDYVKAEMQKQRIPGIAIAVIKDGKVIKAEGYGLANVELNVPVRPETVFKIGSVSKQFIAAGILLLAQEGKLSLDDKISKFLEGTPDTWKEITVRHLLTHTSGIVREAPGFDPLKIQTDAEVIKTAYPLPLRFAPGEKWEYCNVGYFSLAEIIHKVTGKPWGDYLGERLFMPLEMNATRTTTMSGIVQNRAGGYFWKNGKLENATIYFALRPSGAFLSSVLDLAKWDAALHTDSILKQSILSQAWMPAKLNSGATHPYGFGWELSSVAGHKRVHHGGSLPGFRAQFSRFIDDKLSVVVLTNADNANPNLISLGIAALYIPGLIPERTGARIAPKILDTYIGQYQTSIGGPHDYSRRRQVADATRRKPR